The following proteins are encoded in a genomic region of Candidatus Dechloromonas phosphoritropha:
- the ppc gene encoding phosphoenolpyruvate carboxylase, producing the protein MPDSDKEEPLRADIRLLGRILGNTVREQEGAEAFEIVERVRQTTVRFARDGGPAAHAELAALLDPLARGTTQVVVRAFSYFLQLANIAEDEHHVRRRRAHDLAGSPPREGSLVHALDRLAESEVTPEAITDFFVHALVAPVLTAHPTEVQRQSLIRNHRDLAHLLDQRERLRMTPEEEVENDRGLANAILTLWQSRMLRPVRLKVLDEVKNGITYFKETFFSELPRLYVQVARQLHTRYPARTWTLPPFFRIGTWIGGDRDGNPFVTADILRETLRLQSAATLDHYLDEIHELGGELPLSSLLVRTTPELDDLAAHSTDHSPQRADEPYRRALSGIYARAAATARTLDHVEPARREIGQAVAYYDPDALRADLRVLANSLNQNGSAALANGRLRRLLRAVQVFGFHLAPVDLRQNSEVHARSVAELLASAGRCPDYEALSEVDRISLLIEEITTPRPLYSPYLGYSEETRGELAIFFAARELRQRYGAAALPNCIISKTGGISDLLELALLLKESGLLHPGSQPQLDVNIIPLFETIEDLQKSAATMDGIFSVAAYRALIAGRRNEQEVMLGYSDSNKDGGFLTSGWELYKAEIELTRVCRAHGVRLRLFHGRGGSVGRGGGPSFHAILAQPAGAVSGQIRLTEQGEVISTKYGNPDTGRRNLEVLLAATLEASLTDHENRVEPAEQFHAVMDDLSQRAFTAYRGLVYETPGFTTYFRQSTVVSEIATLNIGSRPASRKPSERIEDLRAIPWVFSWAQCRLMLPGWYGFGSAVDGYLQENPDGLATMRRMLVAWPFFRSLLSNMDMVLAKTDLAIASRYAELVSDSELRDNIFGRIKAEWELTRRHLLAILEHDGFLADNPLLKHSLQLRSPYMDPLNHLQVELLKRYRAGETDERVARDIHLSINGIASGLRNSG; encoded by the coding sequence ATGCCCGACAGTGACAAGGAGGAGCCGCTGCGGGCCGACATCCGGCTTCTCGGCCGTATCCTCGGTAACACCGTGCGCGAGCAGGAAGGCGCTGAAGCCTTCGAGATTGTCGAGCGCGTCCGTCAGACCACCGTGCGTTTCGCCCGCGACGGTGGCCCGGCGGCACACGCCGAGCTCGCTGCCCTCCTCGATCCGCTCGCGCGCGGCACGACACAGGTCGTCGTCCGTGCTTTCAGCTACTTCCTGCAACTGGCCAACATCGCCGAGGACGAGCACCACGTCCGGCGCCGCCGGGCGCACGATCTGGCCGGTTCGCCGCCGCGCGAAGGCAGCCTCGTCCATGCCCTCGACCGCCTGGCCGAGAGCGAAGTCACACCCGAGGCCATCACCGACTTCTTCGTGCACGCGCTCGTCGCGCCGGTCCTCACCGCGCACCCGACCGAGGTTCAGCGCCAGAGCCTGATCCGCAACCACCGCGACCTCGCCCACCTGCTCGACCAGCGCGAGCGCCTGCGAATGACACCCGAGGAGGAGGTGGAGAACGACCGCGGTCTCGCCAACGCCATCCTCACCCTGTGGCAATCGCGCATGCTGCGCCCGGTGCGCCTCAAGGTGCTGGACGAGGTCAAAAATGGTATTACCTACTTCAAGGAAACCTTCTTCAGCGAACTTCCGCGCCTCTATGTCCAGGTCGCGCGGCAGTTGCACACCCGTTATCCCGCGCGGACCTGGACACTGCCGCCGTTCTTCCGCATCGGCACCTGGATTGGCGGCGACCGCGACGGCAACCCCTTCGTCACCGCGGATATCCTGCGCGAAACGCTGCGCCTGCAATCGGCGGCCACGCTCGATCACTATCTCGATGAAATTCACGAACTCGGTGGCGAGTTGCCGCTCTCCAGCCTGCTGGTCAGGACCACACCGGAACTGGATGACCTGGCGGCGCATTCCACCGACCACTCGCCACAACGCGCCGACGAGCCCTACCGCCGCGCGCTGTCGGGCATTTATGCGCGCGCCGCCGCCACCGCCCGCACGCTCGACCACGTCGAGCCGGCGCGCCGCGAAATCGGCCAGGCCGTCGCCTATTACGACCCCGACGCCCTGCGCGCCGACCTCAGGGTGCTGGCGAACTCACTGAACCAGAACGGCAGCGCCGCCCTGGCCAATGGCCGCCTGCGCCGCCTGCTGCGCGCGGTGCAGGTCTTCGGTTTCCATCTGGCGCCGGTCGACCTGCGCCAGAACTCCGAGGTGCACGCCCGCAGCGTCGCCGAACTGCTCGCCAGCGCCGGGCGCTGCCCCGATTACGAGGCACTTTCCGAGGTCGACCGCATCAGCCTGCTGATTGAGGAAATCACCACGCCGCGCCCACTATATTCGCCCTACCTGGGATACTCCGAGGAAACCCGGGGTGAACTGGCGATTTTCTTCGCCGCCCGCGAACTGCGCCAGCGCTATGGCGCCGCCGCCCTGCCCAACTGCATCATCTCGAAGACCGGCGGCATCTCGGACCTGCTCGAACTGGCACTGCTGCTCAAGGAATCGGGCCTGCTGCACCCGGGTTCGCAACCGCAACTCGACGTGAACATCATCCCGCTGTTCGAAACGATCGAGGATCTGCAGAAGAGCGCGGCGACGATGGACGGTATTTTCAGCGTTGCCGCCTACCGCGCCCTGATCGCCGGGCGTCGCAACGAACAGGAGGTCATGCTCGGCTACTCCGACAGCAACAAGGACGGCGGCTTCCTGACCTCGGGCTGGGAACTGTACAAGGCGGAAATCGAACTGACCCGCGTCTGCCGTGCGCATGGCGTCCGGTTGCGCCTGTTCCACGGCCGTGGCGGCTCGGTCGGGCGTGGCGGCGGCCCCAGCTTTCACGCCATCCTCGCCCAGCCGGCCGGCGCCGTTTCCGGCCAGATCCGCCTGACCGAACAGGGCGAGGTCATTTCGACCAAATATGGCAACCCGGACACCGGTCGCCGCAACCTCGAAGTACTGCTCGCCGCGACATTGGAGGCCAGCCTGACCGACCATGAAAATCGCGTCGAACCGGCCGAGCAGTTCCATGCGGTCATGGACGACCTGTCGCAACGCGCCTTTACCGCCTACCGTGGCCTGGTTTACGAAACTCCCGGGTTCACAACCTATTTTCGGCAATCGACCGTCGTTTCGGAAATCGCCACCCTCAATATCGGCAGCCGCCCCGCCTCACGCAAGCCCTCTGAGCGCATCGAAGACTTGCGCGCCATCCCCTGGGTGTTTTCATGGGCGCAGTGCCGCCTTATGCTGCCCGGCTGGTACGGCTTCGGTTCCGCGGTCGACGGCTATTTGCAGGAGAATCCGGACGGTCTCGCGACCATGCGGCGCATGCTTGTCGCCTGGCCCTTCTTCAGGAGCCTGCTGTCCAACATGGACATGGTGCTGGCCAAGACCGACCTCGCCATTGCCTCGCGCTACGCCGAACTGGTGAGCGACTCCGAACTGCGCGACAACATCTTCGGGCGCATCAAGGCCGAATGGGAACTGACCCGCCGGCATCTGCTGGCGATTCTCGAACACGACGGTTTCCTGGCCGACAATCCTCTGCTCAAGCATTCGCTGCAACTGCGCTCGCCCTACATGGACCCGCTCAACCACCTGCAGGTCGAGTTGCTCAAACGCTACCGGGCCGGCGAAACTGATGAGCGTGTCGCCCGCGACATCCATCTATCGATCAACGGCATCGCTTCAGGCTTGCGCAACAGCGGTTAA
- a CDS encoding kinase/pyrophosphorylase: MAPIKRSVFFISDGTGLTAEALGHSLLTQFEDVEFEQIRIPFLDSIAKAREAVARINGQSEGDGMRAIVFTTLVNQELADIVHQADAFCLSYFDSFLAPLEAELGVKSSHTVGRLHGSADSSDYKKRIEAINYTLAHDDGITDRDLEDADVILVAVSRCGKTPTALYLAMQFGLKAANFPLIPEDFDRGRLPGTLERQRSKLFGLTIQPERLHRIREERRANSNYAALANCRYEVAEAEKMMRREGIRWLDSSTKSIEEISTTVLQELKLR, translated from the coding sequence ATGGCCCCAATCAAGCGTTCCGTTTTCTTCATCTCCGACGGCACCGGCCTGACTGCGGAAGCGCTCGGGCACAGCCTCCTGACCCAGTTCGAGGACGTGGAGTTCGAGCAGATCCGCATTCCTTTCCTCGACAGCATTGCCAAGGCGCGGGAAGCCGTTGCCCGCATCAATGGCCAGAGCGAGGGTGACGGCATGCGCGCCATCGTATTCACGACACTGGTCAATCAGGAACTGGCTGACATCGTTCACCAGGCTGATGCCTTCTGCCTCTCGTACTTCGACAGCTTCCTGGCGCCGCTCGAAGCCGAACTGGGGGTCAAGTCCAGCCATACGGTCGGTCGTTTGCACGGTTCAGCCGACAGTTCCGATTACAAGAAGCGCATCGAGGCGATCAACTACACACTGGCCCACGACGACGGCATCACCGACCGTGATCTGGAAGATGCCGATGTGATCCTGGTTGCCGTATCGCGCTGTGGCAAGACACCGACCGCGCTCTACCTGGCGATGCAGTTCGGCCTGAAGGCGGCCAACTTCCCGCTGATTCCGGAAGACTTCGATCGCGGTCGGCTACCGGGAACCCTCGAAAGGCAGCGGAGCAAACTGTTCGGCCTGACCATCCAGCCCGAGCGCCTGCACAGGATCCGCGAGGAAAGACGCGCCAACAGCAACTACGCCGCGCTGGCCAACTGCCGGTACGAAGTTGCCGAAGCGGAAAAGATGATGCGCCGCGAGGGAATCCGCTGGCTGGATTCGTCGACCAAGTCGATCGAGGAAATATCGACCACCGTCCTGCAGGAACTGAAACTGCGCTGA
- a CDS encoding lactate permease LctP family transporter → MTWQMNVNPLENIGLSAFVAAIPILFLFWALAIKRMKGHFAAIGGTGLAVLIAIFVYKMPVDLAALATLYGGAFGLFPVCWIVITALFIYNMSVKTGQFEVIKNSLASISDDRRLQALLIAFSFGAFIEGAAGFGTPVAITAAMLAGLGFNPLYAAGICLLANTAPVAWGAIGIPIVVGGQVSGIPPFALSQMVGRTLPLVSIFIPLYLVILMAGWKKGLEVWPACLVSGGSFAIAQYFAANSPLTAPLLPDLVASIVSIICTVAFLKAWHPKESWHFPDEPKSLGKAALNYTGGQIFRAWAPFILLSLFVCAWGIKPVSQALNQITKLLFDYAIPIGGLDKMVIDQAGKAKPAVFNFNILSAAGTAILFAWMFSIFVMGASLKTAAGVAGDTLKTLKWPIVTIATILGFAYIMNFSGMAISLGHAVALTGVAFPFFAAILGWLGVFMTGSDTSTNALFGNLQAVTAEKLGIDPVIAMSANTSGGVCGKMISPQSISVATGATGMVGRESEIFRFTFKHSIFLAVIVGILHLLWAYVFPGIVPSYVRPVAAAAAAVSSAAAQVVINPDGLMWLGIFVGISAFVTLMSRVLGANLLAPAEGRDEVHFH, encoded by the coding sequence ATGACATGGCAGATGAATGTTAATCCACTGGAAAATATAGGATTGTCGGCGTTTGTCGCAGCAATACCGATTCTCTTTCTTTTTTGGGCGCTTGCCATCAAGCGCATGAAGGGCCATTTTGCCGCAATAGGCGGCACCGGACTCGCAGTTCTTATCGCGATTTTTGTCTATAAGATGCCGGTGGATCTAGCCGCTCTGGCCACTTTGTACGGTGGCGCTTTCGGCCTGTTTCCGGTTTGCTGGATCGTCATCACGGCGCTCTTCATCTACAACATGTCAGTCAAGACAGGACAATTCGAAGTCATCAAGAACTCGCTGGCCTCAATTTCGGATGACCGCCGTTTGCAGGCACTGCTGATCGCCTTTTCCTTCGGTGCCTTCATCGAAGGAGCAGCCGGCTTCGGTACTCCTGTTGCCATTACGGCGGCCATGCTGGCCGGCCTCGGCTTCAATCCCCTCTATGCAGCAGGTATCTGCCTGCTGGCCAATACCGCGCCGGTTGCCTGGGGCGCCATCGGCATTCCCATCGTGGTGGGTGGGCAAGTCTCCGGTATTCCTCCCTTCGCCCTCAGCCAGATGGTCGGCCGGACGCTACCGCTCGTCAGCATTTTCATCCCGCTCTACCTGGTCATCCTCATGGCCGGCTGGAAAAAAGGTCTGGAAGTATGGCCGGCCTGTCTGGTCAGCGGCGGCTCCTTCGCCATCGCCCAGTACTTTGCTGCGAACTCGCCACTGACGGCGCCACTGCTGCCCGACCTCGTTGCCTCGATCGTATCGATCATCTGCACGGTCGCCTTCCTCAAGGCCTGGCACCCGAAAGAAAGCTGGCATTTCCCCGATGAACCCAAGAGTTTGGGAAAAGCAGCACTGAATTACACCGGCGGTCAGATTTTCCGGGCCTGGGCACCGTTCATCCTCCTTTCCCTGTTCGTCTGCGCCTGGGGTATCAAGCCGGTCAGTCAGGCGCTCAACCAGATAACCAAGCTGCTGTTCGACTACGCCATCCCGATTGGCGGCCTCGACAAGATGGTTATCGACCAGGCCGGCAAAGCCAAGCCGGCGGTCTTTAACTTCAACATACTGAGCGCCGCCGGTACCGCGATTCTCTTTGCCTGGATGTTCTCCATCTTTGTTATGGGAGCCTCCCTGAAGACGGCAGCTGGTGTCGCCGGTGACACCCTGAAGACGCTCAAGTGGCCCATCGTGACCATTGCGACCATCCTCGGCTTTGCCTACATCATGAATTTCTCCGGCATGGCAATCTCCCTGGGTCACGCAGTGGCCCTAACGGGCGTCGCCTTCCCCTTCTTTGCTGCCATTCTCGGCTGGCTGGGTGTGTTCATGACCGGTTCCGACACTTCGACCAACGCCTTGTTCGGCAATTTGCAGGCGGTAACTGCCGAGAAGCTCGGTATCGACCCGGTCATCGCGATGTCGGCCAATACCAGCGGTGGCGTTTGCGGCAAGATGATTTCTCCCCAGTCGATTTCCGTGGCCACCGGTGCCACAGGCATGGTCGGTCGCGAATCGGAAATCTTCCGTTTCACCTTCAAGCACTCGATCTTCCTGGCCGTCATCGTCGGCATCCTTCACCTTCTGTGGGCTTATGTCTTCCCTGGCATCGTGCCGAGTTACGTCAGGCCCGTCGCTGCAGCAGCCGCTGCGGTGTCCAGCGCCGCTGCGCAGGTCGTGATCAATCCGGACGGTTTGATGTGGTTGGGGATCTTCGTCGGCATCAGCGCTTTCGTTACTCTCATGTCCCGTGTGCTGGGTGCCAATCTGCTTGCTCCAGCTGAAGGACGCGACGAAGTTCATTTCCATTAA
- a CDS encoding universal stress protein gives MYKKILVAIDDSETSRCALAEAVNIARATNVRLHIAHVADEVLLGMHHRAVSTELDLDHAMSAIRDAGAKILEVARATANAAGVEAETILLETMKRRVSEVLVAKARELGCDLIVIGRHGQRGLALLLLGSVAEQVSRLSDASVLLVRKH, from the coding sequence ATGTACAAGAAAATTCTGGTTGCCATAGACGACAGTGAAACCTCGCGTTGCGCGCTCGCCGAGGCCGTCAATATCGCCAGGGCCACCAACGTCCGACTCCATATCGCCCATGTCGCCGATGAAGTGCTGCTGGGCATGCACCATCGCGCGGTGAGCACGGAGCTCGATCTCGATCACGCGATGAGTGCGATCCGCGACGCGGGCGCCAAGATACTCGAAGTAGCCCGTGCCACCGCCAATGCGGCGGGTGTCGAGGCCGAGACCATCCTCCTCGAGACGATGAAACGCCGGGTGTCGGAGGTTCTCGTCGCCAAGGCACGCGAACTCGGCTGCGACCTGATCGTCATTGGTCGCCATGGCCAGCGCGGCCTTGCGCTGCTTCTCCTTGGTTCGGTCGCCGAGCAGGTCTCCAGACTGTCTGACGCCTCGGTCCTCCTCGTCCGCAAGCACTGA